The following are from one region of the Agelaius phoeniceus isolate bAgePho1 chromosome 20, bAgePho1.hap1, whole genome shotgun sequence genome:
- the MYO1C gene encoding unconventional myosin-Ic isoform X2, with the protein MKFRGGGLGANGIRLSMESALTARDRVGVQDFVLLENFTSEAAFIENLRKRFKENLIYTYIGSVLVSVNPYKELEIYTKQNMERYRGVSFYEVSPHLYAIADNSYRSLRTERRDQCILISGESGAGKTEATKKILQYYAVTCPASQQVETVKDRLLQSNPVLEAFGNAKTLRNDNSSRFGKYMDVQFDYRGAPVGGHILNYLLEKSRVVHQNHGERNFHIFYQLLEGGEEDLLRRLGLEKNPQQYHYLVKGHCARVSSINDKNEWKIMRRALSVIGFNDTEVEDLLSIVASVLHLGNVQFAADEQGNAQVTTENQIKYLARLLAVDGSVLRDALIHKKIIAKGEELVSPLNLEQAAYARDALAKAVYGRTFSWLVSKVNTSLAYKAKKFPGWRSTTVLGLLDIYGFEVFQHNSFEQFCINYCNEKLQQLFIELTLKSEQEEYESEGIAWEPVQYFNNKIICDLVEEKFKGIISILDEECLRPGDATDTTFLEKLEETVKNHPHFLTHKLADQKTRKSLGREEFRLSHYAGDVTYSVAGFLDKNNDLLFRNLKETMCNSENPIINQCFDRTELTDKKRPETAATQFKNSLAKLMEILMSKEPSYIRCMKPNDAKQAERFDEVLIRHQVKYLGLMENLRVRRAGFAYRRKYEVFLQRYKSLCPETWPTWDGRPHDGVAVLVKHLGYKPEEYKMGRTKIFIRFPKTLFATEDALEVRKQSLATKMQATWRGFYRRKKFLTMKRSAITIQSWWRGTLGRRKAAKRKWAVETIRRFIKGFIYRNHPRCPENEYFLDYIRFSFLMNLKRNLPKNVLDKSWPTPPPSLCEASQLLRRLCMQNMVWTYCKRISPEWKQQLEQKVIASEIFKGKKDNYPQSVPRLFINTRLGREEINAKVLQALENEGLKYAVPVVKYDRKGYKARARQLLLTQSSAMVVEEAKIKQRIDYSNLTGISVSSLSDNLFVLHVHCEDNKQKGDVVLQSDHVIETLTKTAILANKINNVNINQGSIKFTVGQGKEGIIDFISGSELLIAKAKNGHLTVVAPRLNSR; encoded by the exons aTGAAGTTCCGAGGAGGG GGGTTGGGAGCCAACGGCATCcggctgagcatggagagcgcTCTGACGGCGCGGGACCGCGTCGGGGTGCAGGACTTTGTCCTGCTGGAGAACTTCACCAGCGAGGCTGCATTCATTGAGAACCTGAGGAAACGCTTCAAGGAGAACCTCATCTAT ACCTACattggctctgtgctggtgtctgTGAATCCCTACAAGGAACTGGAAATCTACACCAAGCAGAACATGGAGCGGTACCGCGGCGTCAGCTTCTACGAAGTCTCTCCTCACCT ctacGCCATCGCGGACAACTCGTACCGCTCGCTGCGCACCGAGAGGAGGGACCAGTGCATCCTCATCTCCGGCGAGAGCGGCGCCGGCAAAACCGAGGCCACCAAGAAGATCCTGCAGTACTACGCTGTCACCTGCCCCGCCAGCCAGCAGGTCGAGACCGTCAAGGACCGGCTGCTGCAGTCCAACCCCGTCCTGGAG GCCTTCGGAAATGCAAAAACCCTTCGGAATGACAACTCCAGTCGGTTTGGGAAGTACATGGACGTGCAGTTTGATTACAGG GGGGCTCCTGTTGGGGGCCACATCTTGAACTACCTCCTGGAGAAATCTCGAGTTGTGCACCAGAACCACGGCGAGAGGAACTTCCACATCTTCTACCAACTgctggagggaggggaggaggaccTGCTCAGGAGGCTGGGTCTTGAGAAGAACCCACAGCAGTATCACTATTTAGTAAAG GGTCACTGTGCAAGGGTCAGTTCCATAAATGACAAAAATGAGTGGAAGATCATGAGGAGAGCCCTGTCTGTTATTGGCTTCAATGACACTGAGGTGGAG GATTTGCTGAGCATTGTGGCCAgtgtcctgcacctggggaatGTCCAGTTTGCTGCTGATGAGCAGGGGAATGCTCAGGTCACTACAGAGAACCAGATTAAATACCTGGCCAGG ctgctggcagtggaTGGCTCAGTTCTTCGGGATGCCCTGATCCACAAGAAGATCATAGCAAAAGGGGAGGAG ctggtgagTCCCCTGAACCTGGAGCAGGCAGCCTATGCCAGGGACGCCCTCGCCAAGGCCGTCTACGGCCGCACCTTCTCCTGGCTGGTCAGCAAGGTCAACACATCCCTGGCTTACAAGGCAA AGAAGTTTCCAGGCTGGAGAAGTACAACAGTTCTAGGATTGCTGGACATCTATGGGTTTGAGGTTTTCCAGCACAACAG CTTTGAGCAGTTTTGTATTAATTATTGCAATGAAAAGTTGCAGCAGCTCTTCATAGAGCTGACCCTGAAGTCAGAGCAGGAGGAGTACGAGTCCGAGGGCATCGCG TGGGAACCAGTTCAGTATTTCAATAACAAAATAATTTGTGATTTGGTGGAAGAGAAATTCAAAGGCATCATTTCTATTTTG GATGAGGAGTGTCTGAGACCTGGGGATGCCACAGACACAACATTCTTGGAGAAACTGGAGGAGACTGTGAAGAACCACCCTCATTTCCTCAC GCACAAACTCGCTGACCAGAAGACGCGCAAGTCGCTGGGGCGGGAGGAGTTCCGGCTCTCGCACTATGCTGGGGATGTCACCTACAGTGTTGCAG gTTTTCTAGATAAAAACAACGACCTTCTGTTCCGGAACCTGAAGGAG ACCATGTGCAACTCAGAGAACCCCATCATAAACCAGTGCTTTGATAGGACAGAGCTGACAGACAAAAAGAGACCTGAAACG gcAGCAACTCAGTTCAAAAACAGCCTCGCCAAACTCATGGAAATCCTGATGTCCAAAGAACCCTCCTACATTCGCTGCATGAAACCCAACGATGCCAAACAGGCTG AGCGATTTGATGAAGTCCTGATCCGACACCAGGTGAAGTACCTGGGGCTGATGGAGAACCTCCGCGTGCGCAGGGCCGGCTTCGCCTACCGCAGGAAATACGAGGTGTTCCTGCAGAG GTACAAATCCCTGTGTCCAGAGACGTGGCCCACGTGGGATGGGCGGCCCCACGATGGGGTGGCTGTGTTGGTGAAGCACCTTGGCTACAAACCAGAAGAATACAAAATGGGACG AACAAAGATTTTTATCCGCTTTCCCAAGACCTTGTTTGCCACAGAAGACGCTCTGGAAGTGAGGAAACAGAGTCTGG CCACAAAAATGCAGGCGACGTGGAGAGGTTTCTACCGCCGGAAGAAATTCCTGACCATGAAACGCTCAG CCATCACCATCCAGTCCTGGTGGAGGGGAACCCTGGGACGCCGAAAAGCTGCCAAGAGGAAATGGGCAGTGGAGACAATCAGGAG GTTCATTAAAGGCTTCATTTACCGGAACCACCCGCGGTGCCCAGAGAACGAGTATTTCCTGGATTACATCCGATTCTCCTTCCTCATGAACCTCAAGAGGAACTTACCAAAAAATGTCTTGGACAAATCGTGGCCAACTCCTCCCCCATCGCTCTGTGAG GCATCGCAGCTCCTGCGCAGGCTCTGCATGCAGAACATGGTCTGGACCTACTGCAAGAGGATCAGCCCCGAGTGGAAGCAGCAG TTGGAACAAAAAGTAATTGCCAGTGAGATATTCAAGGGTAAAAAAGACAATTATCCTCAGAGTGTTCCCAGGCTCTTCATCAACACTCGACTGG GTAGAGAAGAAATAAATGCTAAAGTCCTTCAGGCATTAGAAAATGAAGGACTTAAG TATGCAGTGCCCGTGGTCAAGTACGACAGGAAGGGCTACAAGGCGAGGGCgcggcagctgctgctcacccaGAGCTCGGCCATGGTGGTGGAGGAGGCCAAGATCAAGCAGCGCATCGACTACTCCAACCTGACag GCATCTCCGTCAGCAGCCTGAGTGACAACTTGTTTGTGCTGCACGTGCACTGTGAGGACAACAAGCAGAAG GGTGACGTTGTCCTGCAGAGTGACCACGTGATTGAGACACTGACAAAAACAGCCATTCTGGCCAACAAAATCAACAATGTCAACATCAACCAGGGCAG CATCAAGTTCACAGTGGGACAAGGCAAAGAAGGGATCATCGACTTCATCTCGGGCTCAGAACTGCTCATAGCCAAAGCCAAGAACGGGCATCTAACAGTG gtggCTCCTCGGTTGAATTCCCGATGA
- the MYO1C gene encoding unconventional myosin-Ic isoform X1 codes for MPGARTCSLAARRGLPRAVGAEALAEPPQGPEPRVPGHRRAQGLGANGIRLSMESALTARDRVGVQDFVLLENFTSEAAFIENLRKRFKENLIYTYIGSVLVSVNPYKELEIYTKQNMERYRGVSFYEVSPHLYAIADNSYRSLRTERRDQCILISGESGAGKTEATKKILQYYAVTCPASQQVETVKDRLLQSNPVLEAFGNAKTLRNDNSSRFGKYMDVQFDYRGAPVGGHILNYLLEKSRVVHQNHGERNFHIFYQLLEGGEEDLLRRLGLEKNPQQYHYLVKGHCARVSSINDKNEWKIMRRALSVIGFNDTEVEDLLSIVASVLHLGNVQFAADEQGNAQVTTENQIKYLARLLAVDGSVLRDALIHKKIIAKGEELVSPLNLEQAAYARDALAKAVYGRTFSWLVSKVNTSLAYKAKKFPGWRSTTVLGLLDIYGFEVFQHNSFEQFCINYCNEKLQQLFIELTLKSEQEEYESEGIAWEPVQYFNNKIICDLVEEKFKGIISILDEECLRPGDATDTTFLEKLEETVKNHPHFLTHKLADQKTRKSLGREEFRLSHYAGDVTYSVAGFLDKNNDLLFRNLKETMCNSENPIINQCFDRTELTDKKRPETAATQFKNSLAKLMEILMSKEPSYIRCMKPNDAKQAERFDEVLIRHQVKYLGLMENLRVRRAGFAYRRKYEVFLQRYKSLCPETWPTWDGRPHDGVAVLVKHLGYKPEEYKMGRTKIFIRFPKTLFATEDALEVRKQSLATKMQATWRGFYRRKKFLTMKRSAITIQSWWRGTLGRRKAAKRKWAVETIRRFIKGFIYRNHPRCPENEYFLDYIRFSFLMNLKRNLPKNVLDKSWPTPPPSLCEASQLLRRLCMQNMVWTYCKRISPEWKQQLEQKVIASEIFKGKKDNYPQSVPRLFINTRLGREEINAKVLQALENEGLKYAVPVVKYDRKGYKARARQLLLTQSSAMVVEEAKIKQRIDYSNLTGISVSSLSDNLFVLHVHCEDNKQKGDVVLQSDHVIETLTKTAILANKINNVNINQGSIKFTVGQGKEGIIDFISGSELLIAKAKNGHLTVVAPRLNSR; via the exons GGGTTGGGAGCCAACGGCATCcggctgagcatggagagcgcTCTGACGGCGCGGGACCGCGTCGGGGTGCAGGACTTTGTCCTGCTGGAGAACTTCACCAGCGAGGCTGCATTCATTGAGAACCTGAGGAAACGCTTCAAGGAGAACCTCATCTAT ACCTACattggctctgtgctggtgtctgTGAATCCCTACAAGGAACTGGAAATCTACACCAAGCAGAACATGGAGCGGTACCGCGGCGTCAGCTTCTACGAAGTCTCTCCTCACCT ctacGCCATCGCGGACAACTCGTACCGCTCGCTGCGCACCGAGAGGAGGGACCAGTGCATCCTCATCTCCGGCGAGAGCGGCGCCGGCAAAACCGAGGCCACCAAGAAGATCCTGCAGTACTACGCTGTCACCTGCCCCGCCAGCCAGCAGGTCGAGACCGTCAAGGACCGGCTGCTGCAGTCCAACCCCGTCCTGGAG GCCTTCGGAAATGCAAAAACCCTTCGGAATGACAACTCCAGTCGGTTTGGGAAGTACATGGACGTGCAGTTTGATTACAGG GGGGCTCCTGTTGGGGGCCACATCTTGAACTACCTCCTGGAGAAATCTCGAGTTGTGCACCAGAACCACGGCGAGAGGAACTTCCACATCTTCTACCAACTgctggagggaggggaggaggaccTGCTCAGGAGGCTGGGTCTTGAGAAGAACCCACAGCAGTATCACTATTTAGTAAAG GGTCACTGTGCAAGGGTCAGTTCCATAAATGACAAAAATGAGTGGAAGATCATGAGGAGAGCCCTGTCTGTTATTGGCTTCAATGACACTGAGGTGGAG GATTTGCTGAGCATTGTGGCCAgtgtcctgcacctggggaatGTCCAGTTTGCTGCTGATGAGCAGGGGAATGCTCAGGTCACTACAGAGAACCAGATTAAATACCTGGCCAGG ctgctggcagtggaTGGCTCAGTTCTTCGGGATGCCCTGATCCACAAGAAGATCATAGCAAAAGGGGAGGAG ctggtgagTCCCCTGAACCTGGAGCAGGCAGCCTATGCCAGGGACGCCCTCGCCAAGGCCGTCTACGGCCGCACCTTCTCCTGGCTGGTCAGCAAGGTCAACACATCCCTGGCTTACAAGGCAA AGAAGTTTCCAGGCTGGAGAAGTACAACAGTTCTAGGATTGCTGGACATCTATGGGTTTGAGGTTTTCCAGCACAACAG CTTTGAGCAGTTTTGTATTAATTATTGCAATGAAAAGTTGCAGCAGCTCTTCATAGAGCTGACCCTGAAGTCAGAGCAGGAGGAGTACGAGTCCGAGGGCATCGCG TGGGAACCAGTTCAGTATTTCAATAACAAAATAATTTGTGATTTGGTGGAAGAGAAATTCAAAGGCATCATTTCTATTTTG GATGAGGAGTGTCTGAGACCTGGGGATGCCACAGACACAACATTCTTGGAGAAACTGGAGGAGACTGTGAAGAACCACCCTCATTTCCTCAC GCACAAACTCGCTGACCAGAAGACGCGCAAGTCGCTGGGGCGGGAGGAGTTCCGGCTCTCGCACTATGCTGGGGATGTCACCTACAGTGTTGCAG gTTTTCTAGATAAAAACAACGACCTTCTGTTCCGGAACCTGAAGGAG ACCATGTGCAACTCAGAGAACCCCATCATAAACCAGTGCTTTGATAGGACAGAGCTGACAGACAAAAAGAGACCTGAAACG gcAGCAACTCAGTTCAAAAACAGCCTCGCCAAACTCATGGAAATCCTGATGTCCAAAGAACCCTCCTACATTCGCTGCATGAAACCCAACGATGCCAAACAGGCTG AGCGATTTGATGAAGTCCTGATCCGACACCAGGTGAAGTACCTGGGGCTGATGGAGAACCTCCGCGTGCGCAGGGCCGGCTTCGCCTACCGCAGGAAATACGAGGTGTTCCTGCAGAG GTACAAATCCCTGTGTCCAGAGACGTGGCCCACGTGGGATGGGCGGCCCCACGATGGGGTGGCTGTGTTGGTGAAGCACCTTGGCTACAAACCAGAAGAATACAAAATGGGACG AACAAAGATTTTTATCCGCTTTCCCAAGACCTTGTTTGCCACAGAAGACGCTCTGGAAGTGAGGAAACAGAGTCTGG CCACAAAAATGCAGGCGACGTGGAGAGGTTTCTACCGCCGGAAGAAATTCCTGACCATGAAACGCTCAG CCATCACCATCCAGTCCTGGTGGAGGGGAACCCTGGGACGCCGAAAAGCTGCCAAGAGGAAATGGGCAGTGGAGACAATCAGGAG GTTCATTAAAGGCTTCATTTACCGGAACCACCCGCGGTGCCCAGAGAACGAGTATTTCCTGGATTACATCCGATTCTCCTTCCTCATGAACCTCAAGAGGAACTTACCAAAAAATGTCTTGGACAAATCGTGGCCAACTCCTCCCCCATCGCTCTGTGAG GCATCGCAGCTCCTGCGCAGGCTCTGCATGCAGAACATGGTCTGGACCTACTGCAAGAGGATCAGCCCCGAGTGGAAGCAGCAG TTGGAACAAAAAGTAATTGCCAGTGAGATATTCAAGGGTAAAAAAGACAATTATCCTCAGAGTGTTCCCAGGCTCTTCATCAACACTCGACTGG GTAGAGAAGAAATAAATGCTAAAGTCCTTCAGGCATTAGAAAATGAAGGACTTAAG TATGCAGTGCCCGTGGTCAAGTACGACAGGAAGGGCTACAAGGCGAGGGCgcggcagctgctgctcacccaGAGCTCGGCCATGGTGGTGGAGGAGGCCAAGATCAAGCAGCGCATCGACTACTCCAACCTGACag GCATCTCCGTCAGCAGCCTGAGTGACAACTTGTTTGTGCTGCACGTGCACTGTGAGGACAACAAGCAGAAG GGTGACGTTGTCCTGCAGAGTGACCACGTGATTGAGACACTGACAAAAACAGCCATTCTGGCCAACAAAATCAACAATGTCAACATCAACCAGGGCAG CATCAAGTTCACAGTGGGACAAGGCAAAGAAGGGATCATCGACTTCATCTCGGGCTCAGAACTGCTCATAGCCAAAGCCAAGAACGGGCATCTAACAGTG gtggCTCCTCGGTTGAATTCCCGATGA
- the MYO1C gene encoding unconventional myosin-Ic isoform X3, translated as MESALTARDRVGVQDFVLLENFTSEAAFIENLRKRFKENLIYTYIGSVLVSVNPYKELEIYTKQNMERYRGVSFYEVSPHLYAIADNSYRSLRTERRDQCILISGESGAGKTEATKKILQYYAVTCPASQQVETVKDRLLQSNPVLEAFGNAKTLRNDNSSRFGKYMDVQFDYRGAPVGGHILNYLLEKSRVVHQNHGERNFHIFYQLLEGGEEDLLRRLGLEKNPQQYHYLVKGHCARVSSINDKNEWKIMRRALSVIGFNDTEVEDLLSIVASVLHLGNVQFAADEQGNAQVTTENQIKYLARLLAVDGSVLRDALIHKKIIAKGEELVSPLNLEQAAYARDALAKAVYGRTFSWLVSKVNTSLAYKAKKFPGWRSTTVLGLLDIYGFEVFQHNSFEQFCINYCNEKLQQLFIELTLKSEQEEYESEGIAWEPVQYFNNKIICDLVEEKFKGIISILDEECLRPGDATDTTFLEKLEETVKNHPHFLTHKLADQKTRKSLGREEFRLSHYAGDVTYSVAGFLDKNNDLLFRNLKETMCNSENPIINQCFDRTELTDKKRPETAATQFKNSLAKLMEILMSKEPSYIRCMKPNDAKQAERFDEVLIRHQVKYLGLMENLRVRRAGFAYRRKYEVFLQRYKSLCPETWPTWDGRPHDGVAVLVKHLGYKPEEYKMGRTKIFIRFPKTLFATEDALEVRKQSLATKMQATWRGFYRRKKFLTMKRSAITIQSWWRGTLGRRKAAKRKWAVETIRRFIKGFIYRNHPRCPENEYFLDYIRFSFLMNLKRNLPKNVLDKSWPTPPPSLCEASQLLRRLCMQNMVWTYCKRISPEWKQQLEQKVIASEIFKGKKDNYPQSVPRLFINTRLGREEINAKVLQALENEGLKYAVPVVKYDRKGYKARARQLLLTQSSAMVVEEAKIKQRIDYSNLTGISVSSLSDNLFVLHVHCEDNKQKGDVVLQSDHVIETLTKTAILANKINNVNINQGSIKFTVGQGKEGIIDFISGSELLIAKAKNGHLTVVAPRLNSR; from the exons atggagagcgcTCTGACGGCGCGGGACCGCGTCGGGGTGCAGGACTTTGTCCTGCTGGAGAACTTCACCAGCGAGGCTGCATTCATTGAGAACCTGAGGAAACGCTTCAAGGAGAACCTCATCTAT ACCTACattggctctgtgctggtgtctgTGAATCCCTACAAGGAACTGGAAATCTACACCAAGCAGAACATGGAGCGGTACCGCGGCGTCAGCTTCTACGAAGTCTCTCCTCACCT ctacGCCATCGCGGACAACTCGTACCGCTCGCTGCGCACCGAGAGGAGGGACCAGTGCATCCTCATCTCCGGCGAGAGCGGCGCCGGCAAAACCGAGGCCACCAAGAAGATCCTGCAGTACTACGCTGTCACCTGCCCCGCCAGCCAGCAGGTCGAGACCGTCAAGGACCGGCTGCTGCAGTCCAACCCCGTCCTGGAG GCCTTCGGAAATGCAAAAACCCTTCGGAATGACAACTCCAGTCGGTTTGGGAAGTACATGGACGTGCAGTTTGATTACAGG GGGGCTCCTGTTGGGGGCCACATCTTGAACTACCTCCTGGAGAAATCTCGAGTTGTGCACCAGAACCACGGCGAGAGGAACTTCCACATCTTCTACCAACTgctggagggaggggaggaggaccTGCTCAGGAGGCTGGGTCTTGAGAAGAACCCACAGCAGTATCACTATTTAGTAAAG GGTCACTGTGCAAGGGTCAGTTCCATAAATGACAAAAATGAGTGGAAGATCATGAGGAGAGCCCTGTCTGTTATTGGCTTCAATGACACTGAGGTGGAG GATTTGCTGAGCATTGTGGCCAgtgtcctgcacctggggaatGTCCAGTTTGCTGCTGATGAGCAGGGGAATGCTCAGGTCACTACAGAGAACCAGATTAAATACCTGGCCAGG ctgctggcagtggaTGGCTCAGTTCTTCGGGATGCCCTGATCCACAAGAAGATCATAGCAAAAGGGGAGGAG ctggtgagTCCCCTGAACCTGGAGCAGGCAGCCTATGCCAGGGACGCCCTCGCCAAGGCCGTCTACGGCCGCACCTTCTCCTGGCTGGTCAGCAAGGTCAACACATCCCTGGCTTACAAGGCAA AGAAGTTTCCAGGCTGGAGAAGTACAACAGTTCTAGGATTGCTGGACATCTATGGGTTTGAGGTTTTCCAGCACAACAG CTTTGAGCAGTTTTGTATTAATTATTGCAATGAAAAGTTGCAGCAGCTCTTCATAGAGCTGACCCTGAAGTCAGAGCAGGAGGAGTACGAGTCCGAGGGCATCGCG TGGGAACCAGTTCAGTATTTCAATAACAAAATAATTTGTGATTTGGTGGAAGAGAAATTCAAAGGCATCATTTCTATTTTG GATGAGGAGTGTCTGAGACCTGGGGATGCCACAGACACAACATTCTTGGAGAAACTGGAGGAGACTGTGAAGAACCACCCTCATTTCCTCAC GCACAAACTCGCTGACCAGAAGACGCGCAAGTCGCTGGGGCGGGAGGAGTTCCGGCTCTCGCACTATGCTGGGGATGTCACCTACAGTGTTGCAG gTTTTCTAGATAAAAACAACGACCTTCTGTTCCGGAACCTGAAGGAG ACCATGTGCAACTCAGAGAACCCCATCATAAACCAGTGCTTTGATAGGACAGAGCTGACAGACAAAAAGAGACCTGAAACG gcAGCAACTCAGTTCAAAAACAGCCTCGCCAAACTCATGGAAATCCTGATGTCCAAAGAACCCTCCTACATTCGCTGCATGAAACCCAACGATGCCAAACAGGCTG AGCGATTTGATGAAGTCCTGATCCGACACCAGGTGAAGTACCTGGGGCTGATGGAGAACCTCCGCGTGCGCAGGGCCGGCTTCGCCTACCGCAGGAAATACGAGGTGTTCCTGCAGAG GTACAAATCCCTGTGTCCAGAGACGTGGCCCACGTGGGATGGGCGGCCCCACGATGGGGTGGCTGTGTTGGTGAAGCACCTTGGCTACAAACCAGAAGAATACAAAATGGGACG AACAAAGATTTTTATCCGCTTTCCCAAGACCTTGTTTGCCACAGAAGACGCTCTGGAAGTGAGGAAACAGAGTCTGG CCACAAAAATGCAGGCGACGTGGAGAGGTTTCTACCGCCGGAAGAAATTCCTGACCATGAAACGCTCAG CCATCACCATCCAGTCCTGGTGGAGGGGAACCCTGGGACGCCGAAAAGCTGCCAAGAGGAAATGGGCAGTGGAGACAATCAGGAG GTTCATTAAAGGCTTCATTTACCGGAACCACCCGCGGTGCCCAGAGAACGAGTATTTCCTGGATTACATCCGATTCTCCTTCCTCATGAACCTCAAGAGGAACTTACCAAAAAATGTCTTGGACAAATCGTGGCCAACTCCTCCCCCATCGCTCTGTGAG GCATCGCAGCTCCTGCGCAGGCTCTGCATGCAGAACATGGTCTGGACCTACTGCAAGAGGATCAGCCCCGAGTGGAAGCAGCAG TTGGAACAAAAAGTAATTGCCAGTGAGATATTCAAGGGTAAAAAAGACAATTATCCTCAGAGTGTTCCCAGGCTCTTCATCAACACTCGACTGG GTAGAGAAGAAATAAATGCTAAAGTCCTTCAGGCATTAGAAAATGAAGGACTTAAG TATGCAGTGCCCGTGGTCAAGTACGACAGGAAGGGCTACAAGGCGAGGGCgcggcagctgctgctcacccaGAGCTCGGCCATGGTGGTGGAGGAGGCCAAGATCAAGCAGCGCATCGACTACTCCAACCTGACag GCATCTCCGTCAGCAGCCTGAGTGACAACTTGTTTGTGCTGCACGTGCACTGTGAGGACAACAAGCAGAAG GGTGACGTTGTCCTGCAGAGTGACCACGTGATTGAGACACTGACAAAAACAGCCATTCTGGCCAACAAAATCAACAATGTCAACATCAACCAGGGCAG CATCAAGTTCACAGTGGGACAAGGCAAAGAAGGGATCATCGACTTCATCTCGGGCTCAGAACTGCTCATAGCCAAAGCCAAGAACGGGCATCTAACAGTG gtggCTCCTCGGTTGAATTCCCGATGA